In Salinibacterium sp. ZJ70, one DNA window encodes the following:
- the rplR gene encoding 50S ribosomal protein L18, with protein sequence MAGISKSAQRNRRHARLRKRIAGTAERPRLVVTRSARHVFVQVVDDAKGHTVASASTLEADLRSFDGDKTAKARKVGELVAERAKKAGVESVVFDRGGNKYAGRVAAIADGAREGGLEL encoded by the coding sequence ATGGCTGGCATCAGCAAGTCTGCACAGCGCAACCGTCGCCACGCGCGTCTGCGCAAGCGCATCGCCGGGACCGCGGAGCGTCCGCGTCTCGTCGTCACCCGTTCGGCTCGTCACGTCTTCGTGCAGGTCGTGGACGACGCGAAGGGTCACACCGTCGCGTCCGCCTCGACTCTCGAAGCGGATCTGCGCTCGTTCGACGGTGACAAGACCGCCAAGGCCCGCAAGGTCGGCGAGCTCGTCGCCGAGCGTGCCAAGAAGGCCGGCGTCGAGTCGGTCGTGTTCGACCGTGGCGGCAACAAGTACGCCGGACGCGTCGCGGCGATCGCCGATGGCGCCCGCGAGGGAGGGCTCGAGCTGTGA
- the rpsE gene encoding 30S ribosomal protein S5, with product MSDATQNKEQDVQSEEITEGQVVETAAGTQQAQEPREARRGGRDRGQRNDRSRGGDRAESQFLERVVTINRVSKVVKGGRRFSFTALVVVGDGNGMVGVGYGKAREVPLAISKGVEEAKKNFFRVPRVRATIPHPVQGEAAAGVVLLRPAAAGTGVIAGGPVRAVLECAGIHDVLSKSLGSSNTINIVHATVAALKQLEEPRAVAARRGLAFEAVAPERLVRAEEEARVAATAKVGA from the coding sequence GTGAGCGACGCTACTCAGAACAAGGAGCAGGACGTGCAGTCCGAGGAGATCACCGAGGGTCAGGTCGTCGAGACCGCCGCGGGCACCCAGCAGGCTCAGGAGCCTCGCGAGGCCCGTCGTGGCGGCCGCGATCGCGGCCAGCGCAACGACCGCTCGCGCGGTGGTGACCGCGCCGAGAGCCAGTTCCTCGAGCGCGTCGTGACCATCAACCGCGTGTCGAAGGTCGTCAAGGGCGGCCGTCGCTTCAGCTTCACGGCGCTCGTCGTCGTGGGCGATGGCAACGGCATGGTCGGCGTCGGCTACGGCAAGGCCCGTGAGGTCCCGCTCGCCATCTCGAAGGGCGTCGAGGAGGCGAAGAAGAACTTCTTCCGCGTCCCTCGTGTCCGCGCGACCATCCCCCACCCCGTCCAGGGTGAGGCCGCTGCCGGTGTGGTGCTCCTGCGCCCCGCCGCCGCCGGTACCGGTGTTATCGCCGGTGGTCCCGTCCGCGCCGTGCTCGAGTGCGCCGGCATCCACGACGTGCTCTCGAAGTCCCTCGGGTCCTCGAACACGATCAACATCGTCCACGCCACTGTTGCGGCCCTCAAGCAGCTCGAAGAGCCTCGCGCCGTCGCAGCTCGCCGCGGCCTCGCTTTCGAAGCCGTCGCCCCGGAGCGCCTCGTGCGCGCCGAGGAAGAGGCCCGTGTGGCCGCTACCGCGAAGGTTGGTGCCTGA
- the rpmD gene encoding 50S ribosomal protein L30 has translation MAARLKVTQIKSVISEKQNQRDTLRSLGLKRIGDVVVREDTPVNRGYVRTVAHLVKVEEID, from the coding sequence ATGGCCGCGCGTCTCAAGGTGACCCAGATCAAGTCCGTTATCAGCGAGAAGCAGAACCAGCGCGACACCCTGCGCAGCCTGGGCCTCAAGCGCATCGGCGATGTCGTCGTGCGTGAGGACACCCCGGTCAACCGTGGGTACGTCCGTACGGTTGCTCACCTCGTGAAGGTCGAGGAGATTGACTAA
- the rplO gene encoding 50S ribosomal protein L15, with the protein MADEKKPAEKKAAAPKAAADKATTEKKAPAKAAAPKAAAEKAPAKKAAAEKPAAEKKAPAKVAAPKAAAAAKADDSVAEKPAAKKAPAKKAEAAPAARPQVLKAHHLRPAEGAKKAKTRVGRGEGSKGKTAGRGTKGTKARYQVRVGLEGGNLNSIMRAPKLRGFKNPFRVEYQVVNLDRLSELYPSGGDVTISDLVAKGAVRKNEKVKVLGTGEITVKLNVAVDKVSSSAEQKIVAAGGSVK; encoded by the coding sequence ATGGCTGACGAGAAGAAGCCGGCCGAGAAGAAGGCCGCTGCTCCGAAGGCCGCCGCCGACAAGGCGACGACTGAGAAGAAGGCTCCGGCCAAGGCCGCTGCCCCCAAGGCCGCTGCTGAGAAGGCTCCCGCCAAGAAGGCTGCTGCTGAGAAGCCCGCCGCCGAGAAGAAGGCCCCCGCGAAGGTTGCTGCCCCCAAGGCCGCCGCCGCCGCGAAGGCCGACGACTCGGTCGCGGAGAAGCCCGCTGCCAAGAAGGCTCCCGCGAAGAAGGCGGAGGCCGCTCCGGCCGCTCGCCCGCAGGTGCTCAAGGCCCACCACCTCCGCCCCGCTGAGGGTGCGAAGAAGGCCAAGACCCGCGTGGGTCGTGGTGAGGGCTCGAAGGGTAAGACCGCTGGCCGCGGAACCAAGGGAACCAAGGCCCGCTACCAGGTCCGCGTGGGCCTCGAGGGCGGCAACCTCAACTCCATCATGCGTGCTCCGAAGCTGCGCGGGTTCAAGAACCCGTTCCGCGTCGAGTACCAGGTCGTCAACCTCGACCGTCTCTCCGAGCTCTACCCCTCGGGCGGGGACGTCACCATCAGCGATCTCGTCGCGAAGGGTGCCGTTCGCAAGAACGAGAAGGTCAAGGTTCTCGGAACCGGCGAGATTACGGTTAAGCTGAACGTCGCAGTCGACAAGGTCTCGAGCTCCGCGGAGCAGAAGATCGTCGCTGCCGGCGGCTCCGTCAAGTAG